From one Streptomyces sp. N50 genomic stretch:
- a CDS encoding CopG family transcriptional regulator, whose amino-acid sequence MSEPSAKYSITMPRDIAEAARARSGPSGLSAYVAAAVARQIERDNLNELVAVAEAEHGPVTDEEIQALHDQLHQARQQQTQGGADAV is encoded by the coding sequence ATGAGTGAGCCCTCGGCCAAGTACTCGATCACCATGCCGCGCGACATCGCCGAAGCCGCCAGGGCCCGCAGCGGCCCCTCCGGACTGTCCGCCTACGTCGCCGCGGCCGTGGCCCGGCAGATCGAGCGGGACAACCTCAATGAACTCGTTGCCGTCGCCGAAGCCGAGCACGGTCCCGTCACCGACGAGGAGATCCAGGCGCTGCACGACCAGCTCCACCAGGCCCGACAGCAGCAGACGCAGGGCGGGGCCGACGCCGTGTGA
- a CDS encoding ATP-binding protein, with protein MHSLTVQVDGDHLARLVRSPRAGLTELIWNALDADADVVDGGLEFSQLGAVERVFVVDRGHGMSPDDVQQGFGALGGSWKRTTRTTRQQGRRLHGEQGKGRFAAFGIGDVVEWCTVHEDDPATETRIRAERHSLRRFEITTAPAEGDVGTTVSVVSVNEVAGKQLEQDSLIDTLSAEFAIYLESYRQVEISWRGQKLNPAALQVEREEYDLEVEGLDDRPQLVVIEWRRQVDRALYLCDEAGMALHDIKPGIQAPGFDFTAYLKWDGFRGHDVLLAESGLEPMSSVVAVAKEKLREHFKRRSADKSRSIIKEWASEGSYPYSEGSSSAAEDAERQVFDLVAFSASKVINDGDFRSRKFTLRLLREALASNPGNLHNVLRSVLELSAERLAELSELLNRTTLSSIIATSKRIGDRLSFLSGLDTILFDREPRRQTLERRQLHRILANETWVFGEEYALTGDDESLTKVLAKYLHFLGDDVELTGHAQPVLRHDGTNPIPDLVLTRTCEIAQDRVENIVVELKRPSEVIGADELTQIEKYALAVMRDERFNKPNVSWDFWIIGNTLDEFAESRRNQTGLPFGYIQRTDRHRVQVRTWSEVINDARHRLKFVERSLDYRANHDDGVEYLRSKHAQFLPPSLSDGPDASPSSEGSHG; from the coding sequence ATGCATTCCCTGACCGTGCAGGTGGACGGAGATCACCTGGCCCGCCTTGTCCGTAGTCCGCGCGCCGGCCTGACGGAGCTCATCTGGAACGCCCTCGATGCGGACGCTGACGTCGTCGATGGCGGGCTTGAATTCAGCCAGCTGGGTGCTGTGGAACGCGTCTTCGTCGTGGACCGCGGTCACGGCATGTCGCCTGACGATGTACAGCAGGGCTTCGGCGCGCTGGGGGGCTCGTGGAAGAGGACCACCCGGACCACACGGCAGCAGGGCCGGCGCCTCCACGGAGAACAAGGCAAGGGGCGGTTCGCGGCATTCGGCATCGGTGATGTCGTCGAATGGTGCACGGTGCACGAGGACGACCCCGCAACCGAGACGAGAATCCGCGCCGAGCGGCACAGCCTGCGCCGCTTCGAGATCACCACCGCTCCGGCCGAGGGAGACGTCGGCACCACGGTCTCGGTTGTCTCGGTCAATGAAGTGGCGGGTAAGCAGCTTGAGCAGGACTCGCTGATCGACACCCTCTCGGCCGAATTCGCGATCTATCTCGAATCCTACCGGCAGGTGGAGATCTCGTGGCGCGGCCAGAAACTCAATCCGGCTGCGTTGCAGGTCGAACGCGAGGAATACGATCTGGAGGTCGAAGGACTGGATGACCGGCCGCAGCTCGTTGTCATCGAGTGGCGTCGCCAGGTCGACCGGGCCTTGTATCTGTGCGATGAGGCCGGCATGGCACTCCACGATATCAAGCCCGGAATTCAGGCACCCGGATTTGATTTCACCGCATATCTCAAGTGGGATGGGTTCCGAGGGCATGATGTGCTGCTCGCTGAATCCGGTCTGGAGCCCATGAGTTCCGTTGTTGCGGTGGCAAAAGAGAAGCTGCGTGAGCACTTCAAGCGCCGTAGTGCGGACAAGAGCAGGTCGATCATCAAGGAATGGGCTTCGGAGGGCAGTTACCCGTACAGTGAAGGGTCGTCCTCTGCTGCCGAGGACGCGGAGCGGCAGGTTTTCGACCTCGTCGCGTTCAGTGCGTCGAAAGTGATCAATGATGGAGACTTCCGCTCGCGGAAGTTCACCCTGAGGCTCCTCCGTGAAGCCCTGGCGTCCAACCCGGGGAACCTCCACAATGTCTTGAGGAGCGTTCTCGAACTGTCAGCGGAACGCCTGGCCGAACTCAGCGAGTTGCTCAACAGAACGACCCTCTCGTCGATCATCGCCACATCGAAGAGGATCGGGGACCGGCTCAGCTTCCTGTCCGGACTCGACACGATACTGTTCGACAGAGAGCCGCGGCGCCAGACGCTGGAGCGGCGGCAGCTTCACCGGATCCTGGCCAACGAGACATGGGTATTCGGCGAGGAATACGCCCTGACCGGTGACGACGAGTCCCTGACCAAGGTACTCGCGAAGTATCTTCACTTCCTCGGCGACGACGTCGAACTCACCGGCCACGCGCAGCCCGTGCTGCGTCATGATGGCACCAATCCCATTCCCGATCTTGTACTCACCCGCACGTGCGAGATCGCGCAAGACCGGGTTGAGAACATCGTCGTCGAGCTGAAGCGGCCGAGTGAGGTAATCGGCGCGGACGAACTCACGCAGATCGAAAAGTATGCGCTCGCCGTCATGCGCGACGAACGGTTCAACAAGCCGAACGTCTCGTGGGATTTCTGGATCATCGGCAATACCTTGGACGAGTTCGCCGAGTCCCGCCGGAACCAGACGGGACTGCCGTTCGGCTACATCCAGCGTACCGACCGCCATCGCGTACAGGTGCGTACCTGGTCCGAGGTGATCAATGATGCCCGGCACCGGCTGAAGTTTGTGGAACGCAGTCTCGATTACCGGGCTAATCATGATGACGGAGTGGAATACCTGCGTTCAAAGCACGCCCAGTTCCTACCGCCGAGTCTCAGCGACGGTCCCGACGCGTCACCATCCTCGGAAGGCAGTCATGGCTGA
- a CDS encoding IMP cyclohydrolase yields MADNHYPGRGVLWCTTGDGTTLGAYFLTGRSPASQARTLHRTSRGELIVTPSDAREHDHLRHYVAARQSPNWLVFGNGEQVSTVADRLASGQAPLPALDGLDYEPDPPIFTPPA; encoded by the coding sequence TTGGCTGACAACCACTACCCCGGCCGCGGCGTGCTGTGGTGCACAACCGGCGACGGCACCACGCTCGGCGCCTACTTCCTCACCGGGCGCAGCCCCGCCTCCCAGGCCCGCACCCTGCACCGCACCTCCAGGGGCGAACTGATCGTCACTCCCTCCGACGCGCGCGAACACGACCACCTCCGCCACTACGTCGCCGCGCGTCAGAGTCCGAACTGGCTGGTCTTCGGCAACGGAGAGCAGGTCTCCACTGTGGCCGACCGACTCGCCTCCGGACAAGCTCCGCTCCCGGCCCTGGACGGACTGGACTACGAACCCGACCCGCCGATCTTCACCCCCCCCGCCTGA
- a CDS encoding DEAD/DEAH box helicase family protein: MTLDARRTFTRQETWRAWQLQGRVCNLCRRDIPFDLMQGDHIVPWSQGGPTSSENLQAICGSCNLRKGSTAQSVVNVRFSADLLRPSTAPLRPWQADAMPTVLSLLGREPVLVEACPGAGKTRFGLEVAHELAAKGQISRVLVVVPSLAIADGWARACSVATPGAPTLPLRTQRDWRAVDPIGDEWLGAIITYQSLLSSTEMFLAHATDPGQQTLVIFDEVHHAGADAAWGISAQEAFAAGTWGILSLSGTPFRTGRDPIAFVPSEEGNARPHYRYSYDQAIIDSACRPVQFVEARGETTFRTPDHRTHSVTFDDTEVTQVRERGRLRAAIEWIGEGSIAERMLIDANQYLLSLRQRGDTDAAGLVVCIDCDHAARAAGHMASRVLGFRPVVACSRLHDENDPDPANAIRVFRASHDPWIVAVNMVSEGVDIPRLRAVVYLTNRLTLLSFRQIVGRVVRTDPANVDDHGRVYLPADPQLLGMARRITENVDLLPPPLVIVTDGERALRVGSGNGGDQARGSFEALNTVGEQGGVFDTGGRDAHADLVACARLFIEREGLTGTDPESLALAAVDAPELRQALLALQQRPR; this comes from the coding sequence GTGACACTCGATGCCCGGCGAACATTTACGCGCCAGGAGACGTGGCGTGCATGGCAGTTGCAGGGCCGCGTCTGCAATCTCTGCAGGCGGGATATCCCGTTCGACCTGATGCAGGGCGACCACATCGTGCCGTGGAGCCAGGGCGGACCGACCAGCAGCGAGAACCTCCAGGCGATCTGCGGCTCCTGCAATCTCCGCAAGGGCAGCACGGCACAGTCGGTCGTGAATGTCCGCTTCTCCGCCGACCTGCTCCGCCCGAGCACGGCACCCTTGCGCCCGTGGCAGGCAGACGCCATGCCGACCGTCCTCTCCCTGCTGGGTCGCGAGCCCGTGCTGGTCGAAGCGTGCCCGGGTGCGGGCAAGACGCGTTTCGGCCTTGAAGTGGCTCATGAGCTGGCGGCGAAGGGGCAGATCTCACGCGTTCTCGTGGTCGTCCCCTCGCTGGCGATCGCGGACGGTTGGGCACGCGCATGTTCGGTGGCAACGCCGGGGGCGCCGACGCTGCCGCTGCGGACGCAACGTGACTGGCGGGCCGTCGACCCCATCGGGGACGAGTGGCTCGGAGCGATCATCACGTACCAGTCGCTGTTGTCATCCACTGAGATGTTCTTGGCCCACGCGACGGATCCGGGCCAGCAGACGCTGGTCATCTTCGACGAGGTCCACCACGCGGGCGCCGACGCGGCCTGGGGCATCTCGGCCCAGGAGGCTTTCGCAGCGGGCACGTGGGGGATTTTGTCGCTCAGCGGCACACCGTTTCGCACAGGCCGCGACCCGATCGCGTTCGTACCCTCCGAGGAGGGCAACGCCCGCCCCCACTACCGCTACTCGTACGACCAGGCCATCATCGACAGTGCCTGCAGGCCAGTTCAGTTCGTCGAGGCCCGCGGCGAGACGACCTTCCGGACCCCTGACCACCGGACCCACTCCGTCACCTTCGACGACACGGAGGTCACGCAGGTCCGGGAACGTGGGCGTCTTCGTGCCGCGATCGAGTGGATTGGTGAGGGCTCGATCGCCGAGCGGATGCTGATCGATGCCAACCAGTATCTTCTCAGCCTGCGACAGCGTGGAGACACTGATGCCGCCGGTCTCGTCGTGTGCATCGACTGTGATCACGCGGCCCGAGCAGCGGGTCATATGGCTTCCCGGGTGCTGGGTTTCCGTCCGGTCGTCGCCTGTTCCAGGCTCCATGACGAGAACGATCCCGACCCGGCGAACGCGATCCGCGTGTTCCGCGCCTCGCATGATCCGTGGATCGTAGCGGTGAACATGGTTTCCGAAGGCGTCGACATCCCCAGGCTGCGCGCGGTGGTCTACCTGACGAACCGTCTGACCCTTCTGTCGTTCAGACAGATCGTCGGGCGTGTGGTGCGCACGGACCCGGCGAATGTCGACGACCACGGGCGTGTCTATCTCCCAGCGGATCCCCAACTGCTCGGCATGGCGCGACGCATCACCGAGAACGTGGACCTGCTTCCGCCTCCCCTCGTCATCGTCACGGACGGAGAACGTGCCCTCAGGGTTGGCAGCGGCAACGGAGGTGACCAGGCGAGGGGTTCGTTCGAGGCACTCAACACGGTCGGCGAACAGGGGGGCGTGTTCGACACGGGCGGGCGCGACGCGCATGCCGACCTGGTGGCCTGCGCGCGATTGTTCATCGAACGCGAGGGTCTGACGGGTACTGACCCCGAATCCCTGGCCCTGGCGGCCGTCGACGCGCCGGAGCTGCGTCAAGCGCTGCTCGCCCTGCAGCAGAGGCCACGATGA
- a CDS encoding aminoglycoside phosphotransferase family protein, which yields MISGSGGDQDGGTEFTEEGLGAVLREACAKAQLDPDGAELLRLGSNAVYRLSKSPIIVRVARDLDVLEDMERAVRVARWLEAEDLPAMRVPAGVTQPLVIGSRVVTVWESVQDREEYATVGELADLLRRLHWLEEPESLRLPYFDPFAKLSGSLRQMDGVPGEDRTFLEDRAAKLHKDYDRLDFVLPFGMIHGDASIGNVLRHRDGHAVLIDLDGFALAPREWDLIQTAMFYDRYGWHTKAEYAEFVHRYGFDVMNWPGYETLADLRELMMVSWLGHQVAGSERSAGEFARRVRSLRTGEGRDKWGPF from the coding sequence ATGATCTCGGGCAGCGGCGGGGACCAGGACGGCGGCACGGAGTTCACGGAGGAGGGCCTCGGGGCTGTCCTGCGCGAGGCGTGCGCGAAGGCCCAACTGGACCCGGACGGTGCCGAGTTGCTGCGGCTCGGCTCCAACGCGGTGTACCGCTTATCGAAGTCGCCGATCATCGTTCGCGTTGCCCGTGACCTCGATGTTCTGGAAGACATGGAGCGGGCGGTACGAGTGGCGCGGTGGCTGGAGGCGGAAGACCTTCCGGCTATGCGGGTGCCGGCGGGCGTCACGCAACCGCTGGTGATCGGCAGCCGGGTCGTGACCGTCTGGGAGAGTGTCCAGGACCGCGAAGAGTACGCCACGGTGGGCGAGTTGGCCGACCTGCTGCGCCGACTTCACTGGCTTGAGGAGCCTGAGTCCCTGAGGCTGCCGTACTTCGACCCGTTCGCGAAACTGTCGGGCTCTCTGAGGCAGATGGACGGCGTCCCGGGGGAAGACCGCACGTTCCTGGAGGACCGTGCCGCAAAGCTGCACAAGGACTACGACCGGCTGGACTTCGTCCTCCCCTTCGGGATGATCCATGGGGACGCGAGCATCGGCAACGTGCTCCGCCACCGGGATGGTCACGCGGTTCTCATCGACCTCGACGGCTTCGCGCTGGCCCCGCGCGAGTGGGATCTGATCCAGACCGCGATGTTCTACGACCGGTACGGATGGCACACGAAGGCTGAGTACGCCGAGTTTGTTCATCGATACGGCTTCGACGTAATGAACTGGCCCGGCTACGAGACCTTGGCGGATCTCCGTGAACTGATGATGGTGTCCTGGCTCGGCCACCAGGTCGCCGGCAGCGAGCGTTCAGCGGGGGAGTTCGCGCGGCGCGTGCGGTCACTGCGTACCGGTGAGGGGCGAGACAAGTGGGGCCCGTTCTGA
- a CDS encoding bifunctional DNA primase/polymerase yields the protein MQRMTRSGMEWLSAAADDPAECRQVWADDPRRPCALSTGRFFDVLSVDQRLGMEMFDRLRRNGMLFGPAVVDRRAQRVGFFLGSQSREVFTYYLERETSSPPSYRYLDHGCAIVVPGAIPLSEDRYQWLRAPTRRPEANPRRPVALATVLVASAELLARMDRFDEQYPTPYSAVVALPEETTTDAG from the coding sequence GTGCAGAGGATGACCAGAAGTGGCATGGAGTGGCTCTCCGCCGCAGCCGACGATCCCGCCGAGTGTCGGCAAGTCTGGGCGGACGATCCCCGAAGGCCCTGCGCGCTGTCGACCGGCCGCTTCTTCGACGTGCTGAGCGTGGACCAGCGGCTTGGGATGGAGATGTTCGACCGTCTTCGACGAAATGGCATGCTGTTCGGGCCGGCGGTCGTCGACCGCAGGGCGCAGCGAGTCGGCTTCTTTCTGGGCTCGCAGAGCCGCGAGGTCTTCACGTACTACCTTGAACGCGAAACGTCATCGCCACCGTCGTACCGGTACCTCGACCACGGCTGCGCCATCGTCGTCCCCGGAGCCATCCCTCTGTCCGAGGACCGCTACCAATGGCTTCGCGCACCTACCCGCCGACCGGAAGCCAATCCGCGGCGCCCGGTCGCCCTCGCAACCGTCCTGGTCGCCTCCGCGGAACTCCTGGCAAGGATGGACCGCTTCGACGAGCAGTACCCGACGCCCTACTCAGCCGTCGTTGCCCTCCCTGAGGAGACGACCACAGATGCCGGATGA
- a CDS encoding type II toxin-antitoxin system death-on-curing family toxin, whose amino-acid sequence MASETVYLTYEHFLHAAAEATGLEIATLRNAAKEQLAQSALNAPASSFGDYEQYPKMAQKAAVLLWRLSANHSLPDGNKRTALLCAILFAALNGYDWEPPAADEEEDGAETEAVVVAASQGHIPLAALAAWVRERLVPIPEDYPGERSQVSAVIYPAEYVGALPYEGDTITLGEIEIRDVHGYNPAAVYVRRISGKIEGISVAEVVISVVGDFYAQEELDAENAEANRYPLGPKEYWRGKMVGRALYGPDRHPMTNEEFELEWDQAEG is encoded by the coding sequence TTGGCCAGCGAGACTGTCTATCTGACATACGAGCATTTTCTTCACGCCGCTGCAGAAGCGACCGGCCTTGAGATTGCAACGCTCCGAAATGCAGCCAAGGAGCAGTTGGCTCAGTCTGCTCTAAACGCGCCAGCATCCAGCTTTGGCGACTATGAGCAGTACCCTAAAATGGCGCAAAAAGCTGCCGTCCTGCTATGGCGCCTATCCGCGAACCACTCGCTTCCCGACGGAAATAAGAGGACCGCTCTACTTTGCGCGATTCTCTTTGCCGCGCTGAACGGCTATGACTGGGAGCCACCCGCCGCGGACGAAGAGGAGGACGGAGCGGAGACAGAGGCAGTGGTCGTCGCAGCTTCACAAGGCCACATCCCCCTGGCAGCGCTAGCGGCATGGGTACGTGAGCGTCTGGTTCCCATCCCGGAAGATTACCCAGGTGAGCGATCACAGGTGTCCGCAGTCATCTATCCAGCTGAATACGTCGGAGCACTTCCTTACGAAGGCGACACGATCACTCTTGGAGAAATAGAGATTCGGGACGTTCACGGCTACAATCCAGCAGCCGTTTACGTTCGAAGAATTAGTGGAAAAATAGAGGGAATTTCGGTTGCCGAAGTAGTCATCTCCGTCGTCGGAGATTTTTACGCGCAAGAAGAACTCGACGCGGAAAACGCGGAAGCAAACCGCTACCCTCTTGGGCCAAAGGAATACTGGAGAGGGAAAATGGTTGGGCGCGCTCTCTACGGTCCCGATCGACACCCAATGACCAATGAAGAGTTTGAACTCGAATGGGATCAGGCTGAAGGGTGA
- a CDS encoding DUF4265 domain-containing protein, giving the protein MTNPEGPYVKVHFRLEIEDDWPPASVESLWAVDQGDGTVRLDNIPWFVRDIASGDVVAAEPDEEGALWAGQVVRRSENCTIRLIVFRDDGSAAARQSVINAFRELGVCGEGIEKFGMVALDVPPTADLAEVQRLLNHGVANQWWDMEEGCITAEWRAASAG; this is encoded by the coding sequence ATGACGAACCCCGAGGGCCCTTACGTGAAGGTGCACTTCCGGCTTGAGATCGAAGACGACTGGCCCCCGGCATCGGTGGAGAGCCTGTGGGCGGTCGACCAAGGCGACGGCACCGTGCGGCTCGACAACATCCCCTGGTTCGTCCGGGACATCGCCTCCGGGGACGTCGTTGCCGCCGAGCCCGACGAGGAGGGCGCGCTATGGGCCGGCCAGGTGGTTCGGCGTTCCGAGAACTGCACCATTCGCCTCATCGTGTTCCGCGACGACGGTTCAGCAGCTGCACGGCAGAGCGTGATCAACGCCTTTCGTGAACTCGGAGTCTGCGGCGAGGGCATAGAGAAGTTCGGCATGGTCGCCTTGGACGTCCCGCCCACCGCCGATCTCGCCGAGGTGCAACGGTTGCTCAACCACGGTGTGGCCAACCAGTGGTGGGACATGGAAGAGGGATGCATCACCGCAGAGTGGCGGGCTGCCTCCGCCGGCTGA
- a CDS encoding GntR family transcriptional regulator, protein MPPKNTQPKYRQIADYLREGILNGTFPAGQPLPSEETLAKQFGVTRPTVRQGLTELRASGLVEVIMGRGTFARSPQSRPSLTRPRGVRLAPDGRYMEADGIQWTNAEPPVATRTDAPLALADLLRIPPGEPMFTYDALQTAAHGRLRQLHRTYVPFSVLVDTKYEEEAPPPAPELYVALAALGHELHFTEYIRTRMPIPDQAQALRLPEGVPLLHVIRVTLTEGDKPLALEEFHLPGDDLELSFRL, encoded by the coding sequence ATGCCGCCGAAGAACACGCAGCCGAAGTATCGGCAGATCGCCGATTACCTGCGCGAAGGCATCCTGAACGGCACCTTCCCCGCCGGCCAACCGCTCCCCTCCGAGGAGACGTTGGCAAAGCAGTTCGGCGTGACGCGTCCCACAGTCCGTCAAGGCCTCACAGAGCTACGGGCATCCGGCCTGGTCGAGGTGATCATGGGCCGAGGCACATTCGCTCGCTCACCGCAGAGCCGCCCAAGCCTCACGCGCCCGCGCGGCGTACGCCTGGCCCCCGACGGGCGGTACATGGAGGCGGACGGCATCCAGTGGACGAACGCCGAGCCACCGGTAGCCACTCGCACGGACGCCCCGTTGGCATTGGCGGATCTCCTCCGCATCCCACCAGGCGAGCCGATGTTCACGTACGACGCCTTGCAGACCGCCGCCCATGGCCGCCTCCGCCAACTCCACCGCACGTACGTGCCGTTCTCCGTACTGGTCGACACGAAGTACGAGGAGGAGGCACCGCCGCCGGCGCCAGAGCTCTACGTCGCGCTCGCTGCGCTGGGCCACGAACTCCACTTCACGGAGTACATCCGCACCCGCATGCCAATCCCGGACCAGGCGCAGGCGCTCCGCCTGCCTGAAGGTGTCCCGCTCCTGCATGTCATCCGCGTAACGCTCACGGAGGGGGACAAACCGCTGGCTCTTGAGGAGTTCCACCTTCCCGGCGACGATCTGGAACTGTCCTTCAGGCTGTAG
- a CDS encoding FtsK/SpoIIIE domain-containing protein, with protein sequence MTLASSTSSAGTVWPSWVLVVAAVLVSGLLLAGPALRRRYPVAWWLLLGFPVMVVQVTRTWRPLMAGCGLAVSRRPALTVVSGLVGNGAPPPQPRVPRHGLIRPTGGGFWLLVRLLPGQVPEDFVKAGPAMAEDWQVHGVRVTSWRPGVVRIAASVADPLAAPRLPKQRGPAQLLRVAVGVLETGAGWVIDLRRVPHWLIVGATRSGKSTLINALVAGLAPQPVALVGIDCKGGMELSLYEPRLSALATNREQAVRLLAALVDLTLDRMTVCRAARVRNIWGLSDEERPVPVVVIVDEIAELFLVASRNEKDEAHAAGTALIRLAQLGAALGVFLVVAGQRVGSDLGPGVTALRAQLGGRVCHRVADPGTAEMALGDLNPDALKAAQAITPEQAGTAVLASGDGWERARSHLVTEVDAEAIAAEYAHLAPVLSELLTAAK encoded by the coding sequence ATGACGCTGGCCTCCTCCACCTCCTCGGCCGGGACGGTCTGGCCGAGTTGGGTTCTGGTGGTGGCCGCAGTGCTGGTGTCGGGTCTGCTTCTCGCGGGCCCGGCCCTGCGCCGCCGCTACCCCGTGGCCTGGTGGCTGTTACTCGGCTTCCCGGTCATGGTCGTCCAAGTGACGCGCACCTGGCGGCCGTTGATGGCCGGGTGCGGACTCGCCGTGAGCCGTCGGCCGGCGCTGACCGTGGTGTCCGGGTTGGTCGGCAACGGTGCGCCTCCGCCTCAGCCGCGCGTCCCCCGGCACGGGCTCATACGTCCGACGGGCGGCGGATTCTGGCTGCTGGTACGACTGTTGCCGGGCCAGGTGCCCGAGGACTTCGTCAAGGCGGGGCCCGCCATGGCGGAGGACTGGCAGGTCCATGGGGTGCGGGTCACCTCCTGGAGGCCGGGAGTCGTACGGATCGCCGCCTCGGTGGCCGATCCACTGGCCGCTCCTCGGCTGCCGAAGCAGCGCGGGCCCGCTCAGTTGCTCCGAGTCGCTGTGGGCGTCCTGGAGACCGGTGCCGGTTGGGTCATCGACCTGCGTCGTGTGCCGCACTGGCTGATCGTCGGTGCGACCCGGTCCGGCAAGTCGACGTTGATCAACGCACTGGTAGCGGGCCTGGCTCCGCAACCGGTCGCGCTGGTCGGCATCGACTGTAAGGGCGGCATGGAACTGTCGCTCTACGAACCCCGGTTGTCCGCACTGGCGACCAACCGCGAGCAAGCGGTTCGGCTCCTGGCGGCGCTCGTCGACCTGACCCTCGACCGTATGACCGTCTGTCGGGCGGCTCGCGTACGCAACATCTGGGGTCTGTCAGACGAGGAACGCCCGGTACCCGTCGTCGTGATCGTCGACGAGATCGCGGAACTGTTTCTCGTCGCAAGTCGCAACGAGAAGGACGAAGCACACGCGGCCGGTACGGCGTTGATCCGACTCGCCCAACTCGGCGCTGCGCTTGGGGTGTTCCTCGTCGTGGCCGGCCAACGGGTGGGCTCCGACTTGGGGCCGGGCGTCACGGCACTGCGTGCCCAACTCGGCGGACGCGTGTGCCACCGGGTGGCCGATCCCGGTACGGCGGAAATGGCGCTCGGAGATCTCAACCCCGACGCGCTCAAGGCCGCACAGGCCATCACTCCGGAACAGGCGGGTACGGCCGTGCTGGCCTCCGGCGACGGCTGGGAACGAGCCCGCTCGCACCTGGTCACCGAGGTGGACGCGGAAGCCATCGCGGCCGAGTACGCGCACCTCGCCCCGGTCCTGTCCGAGCTGCTCACCGCGGCCAAGTGA
- a CDS encoding replication initiator translates to MTASMPKNVAALLTRAVEPEFAAWRRNIVSLAGCTNPIHLVGGATVVDTTTGEALFSYASDVYGGRLLTACGNRRATVCPSCSRLYRADTYQLIRAGLVGGKNVTESVSGHPRVFATLTAPGFGPVHARREGAGHVRACRPRKVGECCPHGSPVGCHERHAEGEPRLGEPLCPRCYDYAGAVLWQAYAGQLWHRFALELRREIARRAGLSRTELADVARLSYAKVAEYQRRGLVHFHAVVRLDGPDGPASTPPGWATTALLMDAIQAIVGRVRLIAAGVDVVGTRVLRFGEQVDVRPIVAFGAGERLTSAAVAGYIAKYATKGAESAGAVDGRIHQARELVMLPVRAHVLRMISTCWWLGGLPPFEPLGLRRWAHMLGYGGHFSTKSRRYSTTLTALREARAEHRAEEQRTALGIDGRSTVTVGQWRYAGRGYSPEAALLAASVREGGGLHGA, encoded by the coding sequence ATGACCGCGTCCATGCCGAAGAACGTTGCTGCCCTGCTCACCAGGGCAGTAGAGCCGGAGTTCGCGGCCTGGCGGCGCAACATCGTCAGCCTCGCCGGCTGCACCAACCCGATCCACCTGGTCGGCGGGGCAACCGTCGTCGACACGACCACGGGCGAGGCCCTGTTCTCGTATGCGTCGGACGTCTACGGCGGTCGACTCCTGACCGCATGCGGCAACCGGCGCGCGACGGTCTGCCCGTCCTGCTCCCGCCTCTACCGAGCCGACACCTACCAACTGATCCGGGCCGGTCTGGTCGGCGGCAAGAACGTCACGGAGTCGGTGAGCGGGCACCCTCGGGTGTTCGCCACCCTCACCGCTCCCGGCTTCGGGCCAGTTCATGCCCGTCGTGAGGGTGCGGGGCATGTTCGGGCATGCCGTCCCCGGAAGGTGGGGGAGTGCTGCCCGCACGGCTCGCCCGTCGGATGCCATGAGCGACACGCAGAGGGTGAGCCCCGTCTCGGTGAGCCTCTATGCCCGCGCTGCTACGACTACGCGGGGGCTGTCCTCTGGCAGGCGTACGCGGGTCAGCTCTGGCACCGGTTCGCGCTGGAGTTGCGTCGCGAGATCGCTCGGCGCGCTGGGCTGTCCCGTACCGAACTCGCGGACGTGGCCCGGCTGTCGTACGCGAAGGTGGCCGAGTACCAGCGGCGGGGCCTGGTCCACTTCCATGCCGTGGTCCGCCTCGACGGGCCGGACGGACCGGCCTCGACTCCGCCCGGTTGGGCCACAACGGCTCTGCTGATGGACGCGATACAGGCGATCGTTGGTCGCGTGCGGCTCATCGCTGCTGGCGTGGATGTCGTCGGCACTCGCGTGCTGCGGTTCGGCGAACAGGTCGACGTGCGGCCCATCGTGGCGTTCGGAGCGGGGGAGCGGCTGACCTCCGCGGCTGTTGCGGGCTACATCGCGAAGTACGCCACGAAGGGTGCCGAGTCCGCCGGCGCGGTCGACGGCCGAATTCACCAGGCGCGGGAACTGGTCATGCTGCCGGTACGGGCCCACGTCCTCCGCATGATCAGTACGTGCTGGTGGCTCGGCGGTCTACCTCCCTTCGAGCCTCTGGGGCTGCGCCGTTGGGCCCACATGCTCGGCTACGGCGGCCACTTCTCGACCAAGTCACGGCGCTACTCGACGACTCTGACCGCACTCCGTGAGGCGCGTGCAGAACACCGTGCGGAGGAGCAGCGGACCGCCCTCGGTATCGACGGACGGTCCACCGTCACCGTCGGGCAGTGGCGCTACGCCGGACGCGGCTACTCGCCGGAGGCTGCTCTCCTGGCGGCCTCCGTGCGGGAGGGTGGTGGTCTTCATGGCGCGTGA